The genomic interval TGGACTGTACTTCATCTGCGCCTACGGCCATCTCCATCGTCATCAGTGTGGCCGTGGCACAGCGTGGAACTTCGAGATGTCTGAGTGCCAGTTGAGTGATCAGGCCGTTTGCTATGGGGAGTCCCAGGTCTCGGAATCGCATACGGATGTAAAAACCACTGTGAAAGTCCCCACATTCAGCAGCGAAGGTCCGGTAACCGTTTGCTATATCGTGGGATCGAGTGAGTACAGCACCCTGCAGCAATTCCTTACGGATCCAGAGATTACCGAGTTGCCCCCTGTGACACCACCATCTCCACCTAGAGCTGAAGTCAACGCCTTGACTTGTCCGTCCGCCAAGCAGAGCTATATGTCCCATCCGGAGGATTGCAGCAAGTACTATATCTGCATCGGAGGAATGCCAGTGCTCACATCCTGCCCCAAAGGACTCTTCTGGGACCAGAAGTCCGGATTTTGCGACAAGGAATGGAATGTTAAATGTTTCCAAAACTGATTAATAAACAAGGGGCTGATCGCTCGatgctattttattttgcagcACAGCACAACGAATTGtatatctatttatttatttatttccaatatttttaatctggcaatacttttgtttgttaaaGAACTGTGGCCATCGTAAGTCTTTGCCATAGAACGGATCTCCTTTTAGCAGTTTCTGCGCTCTCCTTTTCAATTACATTCGTTTTCCAGGGATAGTTTTTAACAC from Drosophila yakuba strain Tai18E2 chromosome 3L, Prin_Dyak_Tai18E2_2.1, whole genome shotgun sequence carries:
- the LOC6539417 gene encoding probable chitinase 10, yielding MQCSWAFVLAWSISFQLGAGHVVDRSWELPKVRNTVGDLSHICLGRQEGELVPHPLDCNGYFSCSRVPTLLYCDQGLQFDENRAVCDLPENTNCRPVPSVESASSLADNSELKWWPHKPKPVFVAVDVTSGQPVNPMEKYDPEHIECRHYGAYFLPHPRNCGLYFICAYGHLHRHQCGRGTAWNFEMSECQLSDQAVCYGESQVSESHTDVKTTVKVPTFSSEGPVTVCYIVGSSEYSTLQQFLTDPEITELPPVTPPSPPRAEVNALTCPSAKQSYMSHPEDCSKYYICIGGMPVLTSCPKGLFWDQKSGFCDKEWNVKCFQN